From a single Marmota flaviventris isolate mMarFla1 chromosome 5 unlocalized genomic scaffold, mMarFla1.hap1 SUPER_5_unloc_1, whole genome shotgun sequence genomic region:
- the LOC114083904 gene encoding olfactory receptor 14A16-like has translation MENLTSGSSFLLMGFSNIWELQILHAALFLMAYLAALLGNILIITLITKDHGLHTPMYFFLKNLSFLDLCLISITVPKSITNSLTNCNTISFPGCVSQVFFFFLFATTEVALLTVMSYDRYVAICHPLRYEILMSHGACMQMAAYSWVSGGVNAILHTAATFSVPRCRSPDVHQFFCDVPQLLALACSYNIGELTVIGLSLLLDFGCFVFMDISYIHIFSAVLKMPSSAGRFKAFSTCLPHLLVVTLFLSSGFFAYLRPLPQSPSTLDLLVSVFYTVVPPTVNPLIYSLRNKDMKVALRKLLVNRHPPSS, from the coding sequence ATGGAAAACCTCACCTCTGGGAGCTCCTTCCTCCTCATGGGCTTCTCTAACATCTGGGAGCTCCAGATCCTGCATGCTGCACTCTTTCTGATGGCTTACCTGGCCGCCCTCCTTGGGAACATCCTCATCATCACCCTCATCACCAAGGACCATGGGctgcacacccccatgtacttcttcctaaAGAACTTGTCCTTCCTGGATCTGTGCCTCATCTCCATCACTGTTCCCAAATCCATCACAAACTCTCTGACAAATTGCAACACCATTTCATTCCCTGGGTGTGTTTCCCaggtatttttcttcttcctctttgccaCAACGGAAGTAGCCCTACTCACAGTCATGTCCTATGACCGCTACGTGGCCATCTGTCACCCGCTCAGGTATGAGATCCTCATGAGCCATGGAGCTTGTATGCAGATGGCAGCCTACTCCTGGGTCAGTGGAGGTGTCAATGCAATCCTGCACACAGCGGCTACCTTCTCCGTACCCAGGTGTAGGTCTCCTGATGTTCACCAGTTCTTCTGTGACGTCCCACAGCTGCTGGCCCTGGCCTGCTCCTACAACATTGGGGAGCTAACGGTCATTGGACTGAGCCTGCTGTTGGACTTTGGCTGCTTTGTGTTCATGGATATTTCTTACATTCACATCTTCTCCGCTGTGCTGAAGATGCCCTCTAGCGCAGGTAGGTTCAAAGCCTTCTCCACGTGCCTGCCTCACCTCCTTGTGGTGACTCTATTCCTCTCTTCTGGCTTTTTTGCCTATTTACGGCCCCTGCCGCAATCTCCATCAACCCTGGACTTGCTAGTTTCAGTATTCTATACTGTAGTGCCACCCACTGTGAACCCCCTCATCTACAGTCTGAGGAACAAGGATATGAAGGTGGCGCTGAGGAAGCTGCTGGTGAACAGGCATCCTCCTTCCAGTTAG